Proteins from a single region of bacterium (Candidatus Blackallbacteria) CG13_big_fil_rev_8_21_14_2_50_49_14:
- the murQ gene encoding N-acetylmuramic acid 6-phosphate etherase yields MSEVLPLTERANPRSQALDSLSIAEIIALMRAEDQSVLAAFEPVLKPLEQLIETVVACLRAGGRLIYMGAGTSGRLGVLDAAECPPTFRTPPGLVVGLIAGGEKALQNAVEGAEDSLEGAQEDLLALALQPQDIVIGIAASGSTPYVRAGLRFARAAGAHTALLSCTSLPTEDVAIEHTLILAVGPEIITGSTRLKAGTVTKLALNMISTISMIQLGKVYGHYMVDVTISNAKLKRRAQRMIQELTGLDETKASDLLEQAQGEVKTALMMHLGQFDADTARQRLALAAGHLRRALEGAPS; encoded by the coding sequence ATGTCTGAAGTTCTTCCTTTGACTGAACGGGCCAATCCCCGCAGTCAGGCCCTTGATTCTCTGAGTATTGCCGAAATTATTGCGCTAATGCGTGCAGAGGATCAGTCTGTGCTTGCCGCATTTGAACCGGTTTTGAAGCCTTTGGAGCAATTGATTGAAACGGTGGTCGCCTGTTTGCGTGCGGGTGGACGACTGATCTATATGGGCGCAGGCACCAGTGGGCGTTTGGGAGTCTTGGACGCCGCAGAATGTCCGCCTACTTTTCGTACGCCACCGGGTTTGGTGGTGGGATTGATTGCTGGAGGTGAAAAAGCTCTGCAAAATGCTGTGGAAGGCGCAGAAGACAGCCTTGAGGGAGCGCAAGAAGATTTGTTGGCGCTGGCTTTACAGCCTCAAGATATTGTGATTGGAATTGCAGCCAGTGGCAGTACCCCCTATGTTCGAGCGGGTTTGCGTTTCGCACGCGCAGCGGGAGCGCACACCGCTTTGCTCTCGTGTACGTCTCTGCCCACAGAGGATGTGGCGATTGAACACACGCTGATTTTGGCGGTTGGCCCTGAAATTATTACCGGCTCCACCCGTCTAAAAGCGGGAACCGTGACCAAATTGGCCCTGAATATGATATCCACCATTAGCATGATTCAATTGGGCAAAGTCTACGGCCACTATATGGTGGATGTGACCATCAGCAATGCCAAGCTGAAGCGGCGTGCCCAACGCATGATTCAGGAACTGACAGGTTTGGATGAGACAAAGGCCTCAGATTTGCTGGAACAGGCCCAGGGTGAAGTGAAAACGGCCTTGATGATGCATTTGGGGCAGTTTGACGCTGATACTGCGCGTCAGCGGCTGGCTTTGGCCGCTGGTCATTTAAGACGGGCTCTGGAAGGAGCCCCTTCATGA
- a CDS encoding ArsR family transcriptional regulator, producing the protein MPARLLVTKELSKFLGVLSHAHRIRIVEELRHGERDVNFLEGALGISHARVSQHLALMRSHRLVLERRDGRRVFYRLSQPELAVWLLEGLRFIEQDITAVQDIRQAVQEVKSLWSEDQTLAETELSTVHKEPK; encoded by the coding sequence ATGCCAGCACGTCTTTTAGTTACCAAAGAACTCTCTAAATTTTTAGGCGTTCTTTCGCATGCGCACCGCATTCGGATTGTGGAAGAACTGCGCCATGGAGAGCGGGATGTCAATTTTTTAGAAGGTGCTTTGGGGATCAGTCACGCCAGGGTTTCGCAGCACCTGGCTCTGATGCGCTCTCACCGTTTGGTGCTTGAACGCCGTGATGGGCGCCGGGTTTTTTACCGTCTCTCTCAACCTGAATTGGCTGTCTGGCTTTTAGAAGGTCTGCGTTTTATTGAACAAGATATCACCGCAGTCCAAGATATTCGTCAGGCTGTTCAGGAAGTCAAATCGCTTTGGTCTGAAGACCAGACTTTGGCTGAAACAGAGCTGAGTACCGTTCATAAAGAGCCAAAATGA
- a CDS encoding cell division protein FtsH: protein MNKGLKNAGLYIFLILVTLVFASSFYKQSYREKNISYTEFLQKIDKGQVEEVLIKDQVVLARTRDDSTRLKIYTPKNDPQLVTRMVDKGVQVRVEQPAESNWWLSFFSPILIPLLIIVLLWIFVIRQAQSGSSQALSFGKSKAKMVMENRPKVTFDDVAGADEAKQELEEIVDFLKSPDKYQALGAKIPKGVLLVGPPGTGKTLIAKAVAGEASVPFFSISGSEFVEMFVGVGASRVRDLFEQAKKHAPCLIFIDEIDAVGRQRGAGLGGGHDEREQTLNQLLIEMDGFEDNHSTIVIAATNRPDILDAALLRPGRFDRQVIVDRPDVEGREKILEVHTKNKPLAKNVKVEVLARRTPGFTGADLSNLANEGALLAARENQKEIQMKHLEEALDRVIAGPEKKTKLITEKEKEITAYHEMGHTLVGRFLEHCDPIHKVTIIPRGMALGLTMSLPEDRVSASKSYLHDQIAMLLGGRIAEEMIFGTEEITTGARNDIERATEIARKMVVEYGMSEKIGPRTVGKKNEQVFLGRDFGDIRNYSEEVAADVDREIRRLLDANHDRAKDLLEHHKHALHEISRLLIERETLDNAQLDELLEQVEGKAPPSKPERKYASWQAKTVKVLEDGETPPTEPVKQENTESAEATQVSADEQTEVLPNDSQPSEETEKV from the coding sequence TTGAATAAGGGCTTAAAAAACGCAGGTTTATATATTTTTCTGATTCTGGTAACACTGGTTTTTGCCAGTTCTTTTTATAAACAGAGTTACCGTGAAAAGAATATCAGCTATACAGAGTTTCTACAAAAAATTGACAAGGGTCAGGTAGAAGAAGTTCTGATCAAGGATCAGGTCGTCCTGGCACGCACGCGGGATGACAGTACCCGTTTGAAAATTTACACCCCCAAAAACGACCCCCAACTCGTCACCCGCATGGTCGATAAAGGGGTTCAAGTCCGCGTTGAACAACCTGCAGAAAGCAATTGGTGGTTGTCTTTCTTCTCTCCCATTCTGATTCCCCTGTTGATCATTGTCTTGCTGTGGATTTTCGTGATTCGCCAAGCCCAGAGTGGCAGCAGCCAGGCCCTTTCCTTTGGTAAGAGCAAGGCCAAAATGGTCATGGAAAACCGCCCCAAAGTCACTTTTGATGATGTCGCAGGTGCCGATGAGGCCAAACAGGAACTCGAAGAAATCGTCGACTTCCTCAAATCCCCCGACAAATACCAGGCCTTGGGTGCCAAAATCCCCAAAGGCGTTCTCTTGGTCGGCCCGCCTGGAACAGGAAAAACCTTGATTGCCAAAGCTGTGGCAGGCGAAGCCTCTGTCCCTTTTTTCAGCATCAGTGGTTCTGAGTTTGTAGAAATGTTTGTCGGGGTCGGTGCCTCACGGGTACGCGATCTGTTTGAGCAGGCCAAGAAACATGCTCCTTGCCTGATTTTTATCGATGAAATTGATGCCGTGGGCCGTCAACGTGGCGCCGGTCTGGGGGGGGGCCACGATGAACGTGAACAGACTCTCAACCAGTTGTTGATTGAAATGGACGGTTTCGAGGACAATCACAGCACGATCGTCATTGCAGCAACCAACCGCCCGGATATTCTGGACGCAGCCCTTCTGCGTCCCGGCCGTTTTGACCGCCAGGTGATTGTTGATCGGCCCGATGTCGAAGGCCGTGAAAAAATTCTTGAGGTTCACACCAAGAACAAACCCCTTGCCAAGAATGTGAAAGTCGAAGTATTGGCCCGTCGCACCCCAGGTTTTACCGGTGCAGATCTTTCCAATCTGGCCAATGAAGGCGCGCTGCTGGCAGCCCGTGAAAACCAAAAAGAAATTCAGATGAAGCATCTGGAAGAAGCCCTGGATCGCGTCATTGCCGGCCCAGAGAAAAAGACCAAACTGATCACTGAAAAAGAAAAAGAAATCACGGCCTATCATGAAATGGGACATACCCTGGTGGGACGTTTTCTGGAGCATTGCGACCCCATTCACAAGGTCACGATTATCCCCCGCGGCATGGCCCTGGGTCTGACCATGTCCTTGCCCGAAGATCGTGTTTCAGCCTCCAAGTCTTATCTCCACGATCAAATTGCCATGCTACTCGGTGGCCGAATTGCCGAAGAAATGATTTTTGGCACAGAAGAAATCACCACCGGGGCGCGCAACGATATTGAACGGGCCACTGAAATTGCCCGCAAAATGGTCGTTGAATACGGCATGAGCGAAAAAATTGGCCCCCGTACCGTAGGCAAGAAAAACGAACAGGTTTTCTTGGGCCGCGATTTTGGCGATATTCGCAATTACAGCGAAGAAGTTGCTGCCGATGTGGATCGCGAAATTCGCCGTCTGCTGGATGCAAACCATGATCGGGCCAAGGATCTGCTGGAGCACCACAAACATGCCCTGCACGAAATTTCCCGTCTTTTGATTGAGCGAGAAACCCTTGATAACGCACAATTGGATGAATTGCTGGAACAGGTAGAAGGCAAAGCGCCCCCCTCTAAACCTGAGCGCAAATACGCCTCCTGGCAGGCTAAAACCGTTAAGGTTTTAGAAGACGGTGAAACCCCGCCCACAGAACCTGTCAAACAGGAAAATACAGAATCTGCAGAAGCAACCCAAGTCAGTGCTGATGAGCAGACAGAGGTTTTGCCCAACGATTCCCAACCCAGCGAAGAAACTGAAAAGGTGTAA